The following proteins are encoded in a genomic region of Trypanosoma brucei gambiense DAL972 chromosome 8, complete sequence:
- a CDS encoding malonyl-CoA decarboxylase, mitochondrial precursor, putative yields MLTLVRRPYCSRRMRFPFHLDNISWVSHRYNATDVTLQLSEDRLANWCRRLWALAQGGGDDGSAVPASNGTTKSGSVFSGRDPHTEFTLVEEMKSVLVGEKGRLPPSVVSAVWDVYESIIPPSTLFDLSETISPNQEDAFFSFVALLMELDVDIVEVQAAVAQLNNTIQNIEDLNAQSGQFIAGGCSATVSAESCFREENRSGVGAAVLSSKLVKAKNNLLRQCVAALHAGSPVYYMWFKQSASVERGVRRLMDLRRCVMYFQKRCHCQVAQLQAELKRQHERQSSRQVIDSPPNSGPLTTNRELELWLLRQHHVSSIDVSLEYLFGDFFSKQWLVMEELTWRTTPPLLLEKVMAAESVHPFVGGLVDMKQRLQPAKNRHIFAFFHPAVVEEPLIAVQVALTRGIARSVDIILGRPHPPSVQERQSDQLGAANGEVADACSGARKHDPVEDVDTSMFYSINSVQSALRGVNLGNMLIKRVVREIEARLNGERHCAGLSPITTFSTISPVPGYLRWLVGEVAKLQQQVEMRSGSISLCSSSKKFAQPRIFGECSKPKAAELFSILRGAVLGLSHHRGRGCGHFISRLHYHLREGNEDAANLVTMQYLLALFGSPEEDGTGESGAPGKADEDVISPWWNDSEFTRTVEKPLLRSVAHYLYKEKHRNRIIDPVGNFHISNGATMFRLNFLANCTADGSRQSATVMVNYLYEPACVDERVKAYGMQRSVPIGDDVIRLLNIS; encoded by the coding sequence ATGTTGACCTTAGTCCGGCGCCCTTATTGCTCCAGGCGTATGAGGTTCCCTTTTCACTTAGACAACATATCATGGGTGTCACATCGGTACAACGCAACGGATGTCACACTACAACTGTCAGAGGACCGACTGGCGAACTGGTGTCGGAGGCTTTGGGCCTTAGCGcagggtggtggtgatgatggttCGGCAGTTCCCGCAAGTAATGGAACGACAAAGTCGGGGTCGGTATTCAGTGGTCGGGACCCTCATACTGAATTTACGCTTGTTGAGGAAATGAAATCTGTTTTGGTTGGAGAGAAAGGGCGGCTACCGCCATCTGTTGTGTCTGCCGTGTGGGATGTATACGAGTCTATCATTCCTCCCAGCACGCTGTTCGACTTGAGTGAGACCATATCTCCCAACCAAGAAGATGCGTTTTTCAGTTTCGTTGCTCTGCTGATGGAGCTTGACGTCGATATCGTAGAGGTACAAGCAGCGGTGGCGCAGCTTAACAATACCATTCAAAATATCGAGGACCTCAACGCTCAATCGGGTCAATTTATCGCTGGTGGATGTTCTGCGACCGTGTCAGCGGAAAGTTGCTTTAGGGAAGAGAACCGCAGCGGTGTGggtgctgctgttttgtCCTCCAAGCTTGTTAAGGCTAAGAACAATTTGCTTCGGCAATGCGTTGCTGCACTACATGCGGGTTCTCCTGTGTATTACATGTGGTTTAAGCAATCTGCTTCTGTGGAGCGTGGAGTGCGCAGACTGATGGATTTGCGTCGATGTGTAATGTATTTTCAAAAGAGGTGCCATTGCCAGGTGGCACAGCTTCAGGCCGAGTTGAAGCGTCAACATGAGCGCCAGTCGTCGCGTCAAGTAATCGATTCACCTCCAAACAGTGGTCCACTGACTACGAATAGAGAGCTTGAACTTTGGCTCCTCCGTCAGCATCATGTCTCATCTATTGACGTGTCGCTGGAGTACCTTTTCGGCGATTTTTTCTCGAAGCAGTGGCTTGTTATGGAGGAACTCACGTGGCGTACTACCCCACCTCTTCTGCTTGAGAAGGTGATGGCCGCCGAAAGCGTTCATCCCTTTGTTGGGGGTCTTGTGGATATGAAGCAGCGGTTGCAGCCTGCGAAAAATAGACACATCTTCGCGTTTTTTCACCCGGCGGTTGTGGAGGAACCCCTAATTGCTGTACAAGTGGCCCTTACGCGTGGTATTGCCCGCTCCGTCGACATTATTTTAGGTCGTCCCCACCCTCCAAGCGTTCAGGAGCGCCAAAGCGACCAATTGGGGGCTGCCAATGGTGAGGTGGCCGATGCTTGTTCAGGGGCACGAAAGCATGATCCTGTAGAGGACGTAGACACTTCCATGTTTTACAGTATCAACTCAGTGCAGTCAGCACTACGTGGTGTTAACCTTGGAAATATGCTCATCAAACGTGTAGTGCGGGAAATTGAAGCACGACTCAACGGCGAGCGTCATTGTGCCGGCCTCTCACCTATTACCACATTTTCCACAATTTCTCCCGTCCCTGGGTACTTAAGATGGTTGGTTGGAGAGGTGGCAAAGCTTCAGCAACAGGTGGAAATGCGCAGCGGAAGCATTTCGTTGTGTTCTTCCTCGAAAAAATTTGCGCAGCCTCGAATTTTCGGAGAATGCTCGAAACCCAAGGCGGCGGAGCTTTTTTCAATACTTCGCGGCGCCGTCCTCGGTTTGTCACATCACAGAGGGAGGGGTTGTGGGCACTTTATTTCACGACTTCACTACCACCTACGTGAGGGGAATGAAGATGCTGCTAACCTTGTCACCATGCAGTATCTGTTGGCTCTTTTTGGGTCCCCTGAGGAGGATGGCACCGGTGAGAGCGGTGCCCCCGGCAAAGCAGATGAGGATGTCATTTCACCATGGTGGAATGATAGTGAGTTTACACGTACCGTTGAGAAACCGCTTCTCCGCTCGGTAGCGCACTATTTGTATAAGGAGAAGCACCGTAATCGTATTATCGATCCG
- a CDS encoding caltractin, putative, with amino-acid sequence MSTTNRGGNSPVAQSVNRSIAPGMSLSGSALAVLTEEQRQEIKEAFDLFDTDGSGTIDVKELKVAMRALGFEPRKDEVRRLIASTMEERGDPAPVKPGTAPGADNHVIGFAEFVDLMARKMNERDSREEMLKAFHLFDDDKTGKITFKNLKRVAQELGENMTDSEIQEMIDEADRDGDGEVSEEEFLRIMKKTSLY; translated from the coding sequence ATGAGCACCACCAACCGTGGCGGTAATTCCCCCGTCGCGCAGAGTGTGAACCGTTCGATAGCTCCGGGGATGAGTCTGAGCGGCTCCGCCCTTGCCGTACTGACGGAGGAGCAGCGCCAAGAAATTAAGGAGGCTTTCGATCTCTTCGATACTGATGGCAGTGGAACCATTGacgtgaaggaactgaaggttGCGATGAGGGCGCTGGGATTTGAACCACGGAAGGATGAAGTGCGCCGCTTGATCGCGTCGACAATGGAGGAGCGTGGTGACCCGGCACCTGTTAAACCTGGTACTGCACCTGGTGCGGACAACCACGTCATCGGGTTTGCCGAGTTTGTTGATCTGATGGCGCGCAAGATGAATGAGCGTGACTCACGTGAGGAGATGTTGAAGGCGTTTCACCTATTCGACGACGACAAAACGGGAAAGATAACCTTCAAGAACCTGAAACGGGTCGCGCAGGAGTTGGGCGAAAACATGACGGACTCTGAAATACAAGAGATGATCGACGAGGCTGATAGGGACGGTGACGGTGAGGTAAGTGAGGAGGAGTTCCTTCGCATCATGAAGAAAACTTCGCTCTATTAG